The following nucleotide sequence is from Glycine max cultivar Williams 82 chromosome 9, Glycine_max_v4.0, whole genome shotgun sequence.
GTGATCTACTAGTTCCTCTCGATCTGCTAATTCTTTTCAGAGTAAACCTCCGTTTTAGTCCTTCAATTTGTCAAGTGCTGTCACAGTGGAGATATAAGGCGGGGGTTGGGTGATTAATGGAGAGGAGAGAGGTCGTGGGTTCGATCCCTCctgctaacaaaaaaaaagtgatgtCACAGTAGTCCCTGAATTTAGAATAATGTCAATTAAATCCTTGCAATTGAAATttgttagtaaaataaattgagtAGGTTGCTGATGAAAGAGCCTTTGCTTTGCAGGAAATGGGAATTTTGGAGGTGAAGCATGGTTTACTTCAAATAGCAGAATCCCTCGACTTTCTCCACAACCATGCTCATCTTCTTCATCGAGCTATATCACCTGAGGTGATAATCTTTCACATTACTTTGactcaaggttttaaattgccaCAAAGGTTGTAGTTTTTTGATATTGTCAGAAATGTGGTCGTGGATATATCCAAAAAGAGTTGATGCGGCCAAAATCTTGCTTTGACTTAATTATTTTGGCCCTTAATTCTTTCTAGgcttaattacaattttttgccCTGAAAGTTTTACAATGTTGCGAATTTTGCCTCCGAATTTTCAAAATATCGTGTATTATGCTCTCATGCCGAGAATTCGCCACAATTAAGATATTTTGTGGCGGTTTTTTCCTTTAAACTGCCACAATTAAGACAATTTGCATTGGTTTTTCATTAATTGTGGTGGTTTTTCCAGATGGGGGCAAAATTTCCAACATTGTAAAACATTGGGGCCAAAAACTGCAACTAAGCCTTCTTTTTATTAtgacactttttttaataaaagaaattctgacaaataaataatgtcagtgcaagttttaaattgtggttgtGGTTTCATCGCGATTCTTAATATTGCGGACAAATGTGACAATTGTGGTTGTGTTGTGGTTGTGAATACCGCAAAAACCTTGACGTGTCTGACATCGTGGTTGACTGTTTTTTGAAGCCTTGTGCCAGTTAGTGACATCTATGTATTTCTGAATGTTACTTTCATAGTTTTGTTTAactgtgaaaatatttttggctCTTTGAAATTCTTGCTGAAGTTTCATTTTGCACCAATCACAGTTGATATAAATTACTTTTTGGTTGACAGTTAACCTTTCTTACTCATCCTTTTCTGTTTCACCGCTGTGAAATTTAAGATTGGCTCATTGAATACAAGTTTATACTTTGCAGAACATTCTGATCACCTTGAGTGGAGCTTGGAAACTCGCTGGATTTGGTTTTGCAGTTTCTGCTACTCAGACCTCTGGTGACTCATCTAATCTGCAACCCTTCCATTATGCTGTGAGTGGAAAAATTGATAAGATTAAGAGTTACTACATTAAATTTGTTCACTTGACATCTTTGACATGTTAAATACTGTAATGTTGTCAACTTGTCATTGATTTACTGTTGCATATGAtgcgtatttttttttaatgttagcTCTTCTCTAAATTTTGGTATATCTATTTGATCAATTCATTGTTATATTACCAATCATATAATCTTGTATCATGCAATTCTTTTGTATAtgttatatgtttcttcttcatCAGGATCTCAATATTTTCTTCCTTTGATTATTCTTAGACACAAATTTCTGCTTCTAGTAACCTTATATACTTCTGCCAGCAGAAGTCTCTACATTTTGTAATCATACCTGTGCGGTTATTCTTCCTGGTACATGTTGTCTATAGTTTTGCCTTGTGACATTTGATTTCCTTGATTATGTTTGTAATATCTGGATCTAAACTATGATTTACAAGAAAGGCCAAATAAAGTTAtcattcctaaatgaaaaattatactattttatCTCTGTATCTTATTCTCATCCTCAGGAGCATTGTAAGTTTTGCTTGAATGACCTGTATCTTATTTCACTTTGACTGCTGTGCAGGAATATGATGTTGAGGACTCTATCTTGCCACTTCAACCATCACTTAATTACACTGCTCCTGAGCTGGCGAGGAGCACTGCGTCTTCAGCTGGGTGCTCATCTGATATTTTCAGTTTTGGATGTCTTGCCTACCATTTAATTGCCCGCAAGCCTTTGTTTGACTGCCACAACAATGTGAAGATGGTACATACAAATCCTTCTTTTTTTACccttttcaaaaactggttgtGGTATCTGAAATAAATGAGCTTGATATCTGTAAAAGAAACATTAATTAGCACAACTTGTGGACAGAGGTTTATTGTGGCCCAGATTAAATCTAGTGTTGAGCCCCCCCTCCTCCTAATTGCTATTAGGTTGTTAGTCGCTAAACTAGTTAGCGACATAATTGCTAGTGTTCTAGGTGTCATTTTCAATACATAAAGTACTAACATACTACTTCAGCTCTATATTCAAAGTCAATGCTAGCAATACTGAAATTAAGTTGCATTGATTTTAAAGTTATCaatgttcttttcaaattttctgATTGGAGATTCAGTGATGGTTGCATGTGTCTtgtctctaaaagagagaatatgtttttgttaattattgaataaatttcACTAGATGCCAGCCATGTTATTGTATGTAaccatgaaaaaaattgttctctTTCATTTAATGCATATactttttatgtatttaaacaGAAAGAGGGAAAAGTGATTAGTTTCATTACTTGACAACAATAATGtagctattttattttattcatttgaagGTAATAAGAAATTTTGGTTTTGTACTTATGCAGTACATGAATACCTTGACTTACTTATCCAGTGGCGCATTCTCATCTATCCCATCAGAACTGGTTCCTGACTTGCAAAGGATGCTTTCTCCAAATGAGTCTTCCAGGCCATCAGCAATGGATTTTACAGGTAAAGATAGGCTGGAGAATCAGTACAtttcttaaatgaaaaaaaggcGTGACATCAAAACAGTTAAATAGTTTTCTTGGGGAGTTCCTTGTAAATGAAGTTTTAATAGGTGTTCATTAAATAGTTTCTTGGGGAGTTCCTTTTTCACCTTTTGACCTAAACTCTATAATGTCAAATGTCAATAGAAGTGTTTATCTACTCTTGTTGTGTATCAAGAAATTGGGCAAACACAATTTGATTAACGGAAAGTGGTTGCAAACCTCCTTAAATAACAATCAAGATTTTTGATAAACCTCAGACTCGCCTAACAACTGCAGCTACAGCATTTTTGTCAAAAATGAAATGGGTCGTGACAATTTGTATGAGATCAAAACTCCAATTTATAAACTTATTAAGATTTAAGATCCCTTAATATCTCATGCCACAAGGGTGACTCAAAATGGTGTTTTAGTTTAACTTTGATTATGTAAAACTAACATGACAATCATTAACCCATGAAGTGTTTTTGATTAGGATTGCATGTGTAATTCTTCAGGATTAAGTAACTCATAATCAACCGGTTACCATTGAACATTGCAATTAATATAGTGTCTCTGCTGGTTGTTGGAGCTTCTAGATGGTCAAAATCTTGACAGGATATATGCTTCTCATATTTGCAGGCTCACCATTTTTTAGGCATGACACTAGGTTGCGTGCTCTACGCTTCCTTGATCACATGCTTGtaagatttttttagtttagccTTTTAGCATTACAAAATGTATAACATGCAAATTTTAGAGTTGAAGTTCTTGATGATGTGTCCTCCTTTCCTTCAGGAAAGAGATAACATGCAGAAGTCAGAGTTCTTAAAAGCATTGTCAGATATGTGGAAAGATTTTGATTCACGTGTATTGCGATACAAGGTATGCTCTATGCTGTTTGGCTATGAAATTTATGTGTTTTCACTTCTGCTAGTGAATTTTGTGTCACGTCTCTCTCCCAGCATACATAATTTGTATTCTCCCGCTAGCATTTATAATCCAGGATACTCTTGCTGTCAATTACTTTGTCTTGTGCCCTATAACTTCAATAGCCAATATGGTCTCTCAAGCTTTCATggattttgaatttatattgcACTTGTTAAACTCTTGCCATGCTGTTTGCCCAAATATGTGATTCAATGTTATTACTTCTTTACTCTGATTTCTCTTGAATTTTGAGTATGTTTTTTTCACTATTGTCATGAATGTAATTTGGACAAATAAAATTCATGCAGGTCCTTCCACCACTTTGTGCAGAGCTTAGGAATGTGGTGATACAGCCAATGATTCTACCAATGGTTCTAACCATTGCCGAGTCTCAGGTACTAAtatatctttcttttcctcACTTCCATATAATACCTAAATTAGTGCTGGTGTTGTCAGCATTGTAATTGAAAATCAATCTTGCACCAAGAAATATTCTTTTGTAGGGTGAATGTTTCACAAAATCCAccattatattgaaaatatacatcatttgtcatttaatttgatagtactaattttttttgcatACTCTATCaatatatcttaaaattaatgGCATAATTTGCTTACTaaaccaaatgaaaatattaaccaTGTGATTACAAACACTTCAAACGGTCCAATTCCTTAAAATTGCTTGTTTTAAGGTTAGCATGTTAATCTCGGTTGTATTAATTGCTATAGCTGCCATGGTGTAGTGGAGCAGCTCTTGGCTTCTCTTGAATGCTTATAGTGGCACACTTTGCTGTTGTGGCTGGGTTGTGACCAAGAGAAGCTCCAATAAGAAAAATggatcaaggctttgtttggaAGAGCTTATGTACAGCTTATTTGGACTTATATCTTATGATATAAGCACTTGTGTATGTGTTTGGGGAGAGCATGTGAAAATAACTTATGATATTTTCAGCTTATTTTAATAAGTTCTTCAGTATAGCTTATGAAAACAGCTTATagcttttatataaaaacagtTTAACCCTATTCCCTTCaattttgaaaagtgaaaacaacTTATACATTAGTACTTATTCAATAAGACcttaattaagttgtttatCCAACGGGCAAATGGAACAGAGACAGGTTAAAAGAGGCAGaggaagactgaagaaaactgAGAGAAGCTATTAATAATGAAACTgctctgattttttttctttctttttcttttgcaaatTTGGTTTTGATAGAGCCCAATGGTGTGGTTTGATTCATATAGCTAACCCTGCCTTATGGGGTGAGGCTTGATTGTTTCTCTCCCTCCTCTTGTGCaaagcttttatttttatataagccTTTTTTGTTTTGGCTCTATTAGTTGTACATTTATCAGATATCTCATTGTGTGTGTCTCCTTGCTTTATTTGGATGCAAACTGTCTGTTCTCTCTGCTTTATCTTGATCTATAGTTTAGGAAATGAGCGATTTGGTCTGTTATGGTGAAATGAGTTACTATTTAGTTGCAAGTTGCaacagttgatttttttttggtttgtgataAGTGAGGGTAGTGTATCATCAGTAAACCAGATTTACATAAGGGCACAATGGACTcaatttgaagtttttttttatgaaaaagaaattcattaacccaaaatgaaaaaaataatttatttttcaggaCAAGAATGATTTTGAGCAATCAACACTTCCAGCACTTGTCCCTGTCTTTAGTTCTGCTGCTGGTGAGACACTATTACTGCTTGTGAAGCATGCTGAGTTTATAATAAACAAGGTAGTTGAGAGTTTATATcagtttctttattttgatgattGAAAATCTCTGTATCTAGTGACTATGTTTATTCCAACTTATTTTCCATTTACTATTCTCTTAGACTAGTCAAGAACATTTAGTTTCACATGTTCTTCCAATGATTGTTCGGGCCTATGATGATACTGATGCTCGTTTGCAAGAAGAGGTCCTGAAAAAATCTGTATCCCTTGCCAAACAACTAGATGCCCAGGTGAGtactattttctaatttttgagTAGGTTTGAGTTCTTTTAAACTATCACATGTTTGCCATTGAATCTGTATCACATGTTTGTactattttttcaacttttgggGACTTTGAAACTCTATGGATTGgacaaggaaaaggaaaaatagagaaTAATGGCTAACAATGTATTATGAGATTGATAGTAAGTTCAAATACAATAACTTAATGCACTCTTAGATTTTTAAAATGTGAGTTTAGGTCTAACTCAATCCCAAAAGTTAGTTCAATGGGTGAGGATTGCCTCTCACCTATATACTCTATCTTGACTTTATCTTTAAGcaatgtgggacttgggttTTTCCCAATACACCCCCTCACGCCCAACACTTTTGGATTTGGTGCGTGAATAACATGGTGAGTGACCCTTTGAATGAATCTTGGATATGCTCTAATACCATCTTAGATTTTTAGAATGTGAGTTTagacctaactcaaccccaaaaactAGCTCAAGGGGTGAGGATTGCCTCTTACTTATATACTTTATCTTGACTTTATCTCTAAGCGATGTGAGACTTGGGTTTTTCCCAATATGCACCTAATATGCTACTACTTAGGTGAGTTAGGTCAAGTGCTAGTCCTATTAGTACAAGCCCAAGCCAAAgcccaataataataaaatgaataatccTACTATATTAATTGTTACCTTATTTTCCCCTTGAGGCTTATATTATCATACAGCCCTAATGTTGTTCAGTCCATAATccttgacactttttttttgaaacttcaATTCAAATGTTGAGTATTAAAGTAAGATATCTattatgtttcttatttttttttgggtttcttCCTTTCAGCTCGTGAAACAAGTGGTTTTGCCCCGTGTTCATGGATTAGCACTTAAAACAACAGTTGCGGCggtatgttttgtttgagcttttatctttatttgcaATGCCTTAGGTTGACATCATATATGTGGTGTCCTTTTAGCATCCAAACCTAATTTAGTCAGAATAATTAGATCCTTATTATTGGTAGTTAATCAAATGCTAGTTATCAGCTCTTTTTAAAGTTTCATATCACATATTTTCATATTCCACCTATTTCCTCCATTTAACATGTGAACATTCCATTGGCAATactgttgttgttattatcttATTTCAAGTTGCATTATAAACATCCGAGTGAGGTTTAAGCTTCATTCTTCAAACCCTTGCCAGTTAGTGGTGTAGCTTCTACTTCTTTGAACCCTTGCTGCTACTGTGTTTTTGAAGCTCAACTATATGATCTTGTGCACTGGATGGGTTCTGGGATGAGAGGTGACTGATATCTGGTGCCTCTGTTTCTGTATGAATGATTTCTGTGTGTGCTATTTTGGGTTGGATTCTGTGACTGCAACCTTCTGTTGTTGCATTCTGGTTTCTGAGCATGCTAATCTGTTTTTGGGCATTCAAATTTTGAGCTATGCTTGGTCTCTGAGTGATGCTTTTATGGTTCCCCTGTTTCTGCCACTTAATCTTGTAACAATTAACTTAACTGTTTTAGAAACCTTTGTTTTGTTATAAGGGTTATCTTTGATAGGTTAGAAgccttttgttttcttaaaaggCTTGTCTTTTGTGGTTAGGACCTTTTGTTCTGTTGCAAAGGCTTGTACATAGTCCTTACAAACTTGTATCTAATATGCATGGAACATACTTAAATGCAAGATGtgattgtaattttattattatgtcttGTTTGTGTTATTTTGTATGTGTGCATTCTTGAATATAACTTTATATAATAGGTAGGGTTTTACCTTTCATGTTATAatatcatgtttttcttttctaccTCTTCAATCTTAGGTAGGACCTTTGAGTTTGACAATGTTACACCTTATATGCAAACCTGTTGTCTGTATTTTTCTAATTGGTTTGACAGGTTAGAGTCAATGCATTGTTGTGCCTTGGGGACATGGTTAGCCGACTTGATAAACATGCTGTCTTGGACATCTTGCAAACTATTCAACGCTGTACTGCTGTTGATCGCTCCCCTCCAACCCTTATGTGTACCCTAGGGGTTGCAAATTCTATTTTCAAGCAGGTAAATTTCAAATGATGAACCTGACACGAatcacagttttttttttatgttattgacTGCtatgatctttggagttgttgCTAAATATTATTTGGAGTCATACCTaagtcttgtttttttttttctcgttcAGTATGGAGTAGAATTTGTAGCTGAGCATCTTCTTCCATTGCTTATGCCCCTGCTGACTGCTCCACAATTGAATGTTCAACAGTTTGCCAAATATATGCTCTTTGTCAAGGATATGCtccagtaatttttttttaaataattcttaaccccctcattttttttatttattttctgtctTTCTCATTGTCCTTGATCTCTGACaaacttctcttttttttttttttttaaaaaaaaaactgtgttCTGTATAGCAAAATAGAAGAGAAACGAGGAGTGGCTGTGACTGATTCTGGAACGCCAGAGATAAAACTTGCTCCCATGGTTAATGGCCATCAATCCGAAGCCATGCGGACAAGCAGCAGCTCTATACCTGCTTCAACTAAAAGCAGCTCTTGGGATGATGAAGATTGGGGTCCCAAACCAAAGGGCACTGCCTCTTCTATCCAGAATTCTATTGATGTAACCAGTCAATCTATGGCAGGCAACCCTGTGGGTCAAGTAACATCTTTACAAAAGCATTTGTCCTTAGCGGCTTTATCTGCTAAGCAAACAACCAAGCCATGTCCCTCAGTGGATGTAGAATGGCCACCTCGTGCATCTTCTGGTGTTACCCTACAATTTGGTGATACTGAAACGCAGACAATAGCAGCAGGAACTTCATCCCCATCTAATCTTGAATCTGATGATCCTTTTGCTGATTGGCCTCCACGTCCTAATGGCTCAGTATCAGGTGGATCTGGAATATCCAACAATGGTACTTTAGGAATGCCACTGAACAAAGTTGGGTTTAATTCAATGAGAAGCACTTCAAGCAATATGGGTCCCCAAACTAGCAACAGTTGGCCTGTTAATTCCCAAAGTTCTGCAGAGTCCATTAGTTTGAACTCAAGGAATCCTATTTCAACAATGGGTAGCCTGAATAGTGGTGGCCTTGGACAACAGAAATCTCTTGGGTTTGTAAAACAAGGCCAAGCTTTCCCAGCATCAATTGTTTCATATAATAATGTTCAGTCAACAGCAACAGATCTTGGatcaatattttcttccaaCAGGAATGAACAAATTGCACCTAAACTTGCACCACCCCCTTCAACCACTGTGGGTAGAGGACGGGGAAGAGGGAGGGGAGCTGCTTCAACCACTGGTTCCTCTCATACCAAGTCACACGCTGAGCAGCCACCCCTTTTGGATTTGTTGGGGTAGCTTGCTTCTATTATTGTTCACGTATTAGGGTGAGTTACTGTTGAGATTGTACATTTTATGCAACATCCTATGTTGAGTGCTTGGAGACATTTATTGTGAAGGGAGATTTCAGAAAATCTTGCCAGGTAACATGTTTTAAGGGACGGCTACTCTTTGTAAAGGTTTTGTTGTATGTTGCTTAGTCTATAgtgattttgcaaaatttggcttaatattttttatttttttgtcctcgCTTCATACTTCATTCTTAGGGCATCAGGCAAAGTGTATTAAAAGAAGTCCTGATTACTGTGACTGGGTTGAAAATAATAAAGGCTGTCATGAAGTATCTTCTGTAACAAGGATTTGAATTCCGTTATGTACGACTAGCATAATACAGAAATTGTTTGTGGGTGAAGAAACGATCTCTACCCATATCTTGCTCTTAAGATCTCATCTACTGGAGAACTGAGACGCATAAGAGACTTTGTTTTTATAACCTTTTAGGTTGACTTTCAGCTTTTGGTTGTAACTCGGGTACTCATGTCATTTTATACATGTTTTCAAATACGCTGCATTTGGAAGTGAAATAGCTGCATTCAATTTTTCAAATACGATTCTGTTGATAACATAGTTGTTCTGAATTTGGaagtgaaatattttgtttcataGTTGGATAACATATAATCTGAAGAGACAtgcacttatttttatttatcgttACTCTCCATGTCGCGTGGAGACTGAAGCAGCAAATTAGCCGGGCGAGCGTTGACGAACCGGCAATTAGTCCTAACTTCCCCAGGACGACCAGACTGCAAGTCACCCATCTTCAACATTCCTTCGACAAATGCTTTGAAAAACTCAGTTTGGCGTCTACTAAATAACCTCACAAACTCCCTTGTGTGAGGGGATGTGAAGAGTGTTTGATCAGAGTTGAGAAAGCCCCTCCCAGCAACCAAATCCTTGAAATATTGGTTATCAAAGACGAGAGGCGTGGAATCAAGGTTCCCAGTGACATTTTGGTCAACATCCAGTGGACATATCCTGTTAAGCTCTTGCCTATAGCTAGGATCAATGGCAGGATCAGGCCTTCCAGTTCCAGATTGATTGTATAGCCTAAACATGATGGAGAAACAACGACCTTGGCCAATAGAGTGAGATCCTGAGAGTGCTACAAGGTCTTTCACGCTGAGGTTATATTTCTGGAAGAGATCAATAAGAGAGCTTGCGTTGGCTCTTGGGCTCGGCATGATGTTGTTTGAGTCTTCTTGACTCGCACTCAAGCTGTCCAATCTTCCCAACCTCACCTCCCACTCGGGTCCACCTGTCTGCAATGCAAGTCATTACTATACCAAAAGGCTAAAGAATGGTTAGCATAATTTACCTTAAAAGCATATTTTGAACACTTTAACAGTATTAATTATCAATTGgttgttaaaaacaaaaaaagtttaaatatgttttttagtcttctatgtgagatttttttttagtcctctaaatttaaagttatttttttattccctaaaatctataaaatattttttagtccttttgtAAATTGTGagccaaacaaaaaagaagagattCACAATTTTTGACccttataatttgattttctatttttatatttgattgtcAATAAtcaactcaataaaaaaattaaaacaatttttaaagtggttaatgaatttttaattttttatcctgACTTGATCATGTCAATTTTTAACTGTGAGAAACatagtttaaaatatagaaTGATAAACAAATTTTGGCAATGAAAAGT
It contains:
- the LOC100788400 gene encoding SCY1-like protein 2 isoform X1, translating into MSLNMKTLTQALAKTAAVIEKTVQTTVQEVTGPKALQDYELLDQIGSAGPGLAWRLYSGRARDPSRQHQYPVVCVWVLDKRSLSEARMRAGLTKAAEDSFLDLIRTDAAKLVRLRHPGVVHVVQALDESKNAMAMVTEPLFASAANTLGIVDNIPNLPKDLRGMEMGILEVKHGLLQIAESLDFLHNHAHLLHRAISPENILITLSGAWKLAGFGFAVSATQTSGDSSNLQPFHYAEYDVEDSILPLQPSLNYTAPELARSTASSAGCSSDIFSFGCLAYHLIARKPLFDCHNNVKMYMNTLTYLSSGAFSSIPSELVPDLQRMLSPNESSRPSAMDFTGSPFFRHDTRLRALRFLDHMLERDNMQKSEFLKALSDMWKDFDSRVLRYKVLPPLCAELRNVVIQPMILPMVLTIAESQDKNDFEQSTLPALVPVFSSAAGETLLLLVKHAEFIINKTSQEHLVSHVLPMIVRAYDDTDARLQEEVLKKSVSLAKQLDAQLVKQVVLPRVHGLALKTTVAAVRVNALLCLGDMVSRLDKHAVLDILQTIQRCTAVDRSPPTLMCTLGVANSIFKQYGVEFVAEHLLPLLMPLLTAPQLNVQQFAKYMLFVKDMLHKIEEKRGVAVTDSGTPEIKLAPMVNGHQSEAMRTSSSSIPASTKSSSWDDEDWGPKPKGTASSIQNSIDVTSQSMAGNPVGQVTSLQKHLSLAALSAKQTTKPCPSVDVEWPPRASSGVTLQFGDTETQTIAAGTSSPSNLESDDPFADWPPRPNGSVSGGSGISNNGTLGMPLNKVGFNSMRSTSSNMGPQTSNSWPVNSQSSAESISLNSRNPISTMGSLNSGGLGQQKSLGFVKQGQAFPASIVSYNNVQSTATDLGSIFSSNRNEQIAPKLAPPPSTTVGRGRGRGRGAASTTGSSHTKSHAEQPPLLDLLG
- the LOC100793330 gene encoding peroxidase 17-like precursor, yielding MSMNMNMALFLMFLVLHIAWLVASSDLRAGFYSKTCPKAEVIVRDVMKKALMREARSVASVMRFQFHDCFVNGCDGSMLLDDTATMLGEKMALSNINSLRSYKVVDQVKQALEKDCPGVVSCADIIIMASRDAVALTGGPEWEVRLGRLDSLSASQEDSNNIMPSPRANASSLIDLFQKYNLSVKDLVALSGSHSIGQGRCFSIMFRLYNQSGTGRPDPAIDPSYRQELNRICPLDVDQNVTGNLDSTPLVFDNQYFKDLVAGRGFLNSDQTLFTSPHTREFVRLFSRRQTEFFKAFVEGMLKMGDLQSGRPGEVRTNCRFVNARPANLLLQSPRDMESNDK
- the LOC100788400 gene encoding SCY1-like protein 2 isoform X2; this translates as MERREVVGSIPPANKKKEMGILEVKHGLLQIAESLDFLHNHAHLLHRAISPENILITLSGAWKLAGFGFAVSATQTSGDSSNLQPFHYAEYDVEDSILPLQPSLNYTAPELARSTASSAGCSSDIFSFGCLAYHLIARKPLFDCHNNVKMYMNTLTYLSSGAFSSIPSELVPDLQRMLSPNESSRPSAMDFTGSPFFRHDTRLRALRFLDHMLERDNMQKSEFLKALSDMWKDFDSRVLRYKVLPPLCAELRNVVIQPMILPMVLTIAESQDKNDFEQSTLPALVPVFSSAAGETLLLLVKHAEFIINKTSQEHLVSHVLPMIVRAYDDTDARLQEEVLKKSVSLAKQLDAQLVKQVVLPRVHGLALKTTVAAVRVNALLCLGDMVSRLDKHAVLDILQTIQRCTAVDRSPPTLMCTLGVANSIFKQYGVEFVAEHLLPLLMPLLTAPQLNVQQFAKYMLFVKDMLHKIEEKRGVAVTDSGTPEIKLAPMVNGHQSEAMRTSSSSIPASTKSSSWDDEDWGPKPKGTASSIQNSIDVTSQSMAGNPVGQVTSLQKHLSLAALSAKQTTKPCPSVDVEWPPRASSGVTLQFGDTETQTIAAGTSSPSNLESDDPFADWPPRPNGSVSGGSGISNNGTLGMPLNKVGFNSMRSTSSNMGPQTSNSWPVNSQSSAESISLNSRNPISTMGSLNSGGLGQQKSLGFVKQGQAFPASIVSYNNVQSTATDLGSIFSSNRNEQIAPKLAPPPSTTVGRGRGRGRGAASTTGSSHTKSHAEQPPLLDLLG